The genomic stretch TCAAGATGTTCTCCATGAAAGGCTTGGGCGACTTCAAGTGGTTGCAATACATGAGTGAAGACCAAAAGCAACGTATCAAGAAAGCCGAATTACTGAAAAAAGAAGATATGGAAGCGGTGAAACCGTTGATGACATTACTTCTGAATAACAGCAAAGCCCTTCTCTCCCGTAACAACACGATCGAAATCCTCAACAACGGGGAGGCCACCTTCGGTTCGATCTTCAAAGCCATCGCCAAAGCCAAAAAATACATTCACCTCGAATACTACATCATTGATAAAGGAGAACTCGGAGAGAAACTAAAAGAACTACTTATCACCAAAGCCAAGGAAGGCGTGGAAGTTCGTGTGATCTATGATGACGTGGGGTCGTGGAAATTACCCAAACGTTACATCAAAGAGATGAAGGCCGCCGGGATTCAGATCTTCCCGTTTCTTCCCGTGCGTTTCCCCTTGTTCACGAACAAGGTGAACTACCGAAACCACCGAAAAATTGTTGTCGTGGACGGGGACACCGGGTTCATTGGCGGGTTGAACTTCGCCGACCGTTACCTGCACGGATTACCCGGCATCGGCATCTGGCGCGACACTCACTTAAAAGTGAAAGGGGAAGCAGTCACCTCGTTACAAGTGGTTTTCCTGTTTGACTGGTACTTTGTTCGTCAGGAACTTCTACTGAACAAGACTGAATACCTTCCCAACAAGAAAGTCGATGGCAACGTGGTTGTCCAAACCGTGGCATCCGGTCCCGATAGCGACTGGACCTCCATCCAACAAGCCTACTTCACGCTGATCAATATGGCCAAGAAGTACGTTTTTATCTCGACCCCCTATTTCATGCCGGGAGAGACCACGATCAACTCGCTGAAAACCGCTGCCATGAGCGGCGTGGACGTGCGTATCATGATCCCGTATAAATCCGATTCGCTACTCACTCACTGGTGTACACGCTCCTACGTAGAAGAACTACTGGAAGCCGGAGTTCGAGTATTTCAATATCGTAAAGGATTCAACCACAGCAAAGTAATCGTCATGGACGGACTGGTATCTTCCGTGGGTACTGCCAACATGGACATACGTAGTTTCGAACAGAACTTCGAAGTCAACCTCATCATCTACGACCGCAACGTCAGTCGCCAACTCGGTTCCGATTTTCTGGACGACTTGAAAGGCAGTTCCGAAATCAGCATCCACCGCTGGAAATTCCGCCCGAAACGGGATAAAATTCGGGAATCTCTAGCCCGACTTTTTGCCCCGTTGCTCTAACCCTACACTTCAACCCCTGTCCAGCCAGAGTTTAGCGGGAAATTGGCATCCACTCCCTCATCCCCCAAACTCACCCCACACAACAAACACAGTTACCAAACGGCTTTGCAACCCAGGGGATACGTCTATCTTGCGTTTATCGTGGCTTATTTCCCCCTAAACTCCCAACAAACTCCTACCTAACATCAAAATTTTCTTCAGCAAGCAAGTAAAACAAACCCTTAAAATCCGTAGCTTTGCAGTTACAAGAACAACACCATTGAAAATTGCAAATCCCTCATTTTCAATTTTCAATTTTCAATTTTCAATTATTATGAACGAGATCGCCGAAATCATTAACGGTACTTTACATAGCGGAATACCCGTGGAAATCATGGAATACAGCATAGACAGCCGTTCTGTTGTTACTCCCGAACATACCCTGTTTTTTGCCTTAACCGGAAACAATCATAACGGACACGATTACATCCGTACACTATATTCCGATGGAATGCGAGCCTTTGTCATCAGTGAATTTCGAGAAGAATTCAACCAACTGACAGGCGCCAACTTCATCGTCGTTGAAAATGTTTTGACTGCTTTACAACAATTAGCCGCCCACCATCGACAACACACGCAAGCCGAGGTCATCGGGATCACCGGAAGTAACGGGAAGACTGTCGTAAAGGAATGGCTCTACCAACTCCTGGTAAACGATCATGCCGTGTACCGCAGTCCTCGGAGTTACAATTCGCAAGTAGGAGTTCCTCTATCTCTACTGGGAATTGATCCAAAAACAGAAATTGCCATTATCGAAGCCGGAATATCCCTAAAAGGAGAAATGCAGCACTTGCAACAGATGATACAGCCAACTATCGGTATTTTCACACATCTCGGGGATGCACACGGTGAAAACTTTGCCTCCAAAGAAGAAAAACTAGCCGAGAAAGCACAACTATTCACGTCTTGCCAATGGGTAATCGGGCAAACAGGAGAGGCTCTGGAATATATCAAAACACGAGTACCTTCTACCACCTCGTTTCTTCTTTGGGGGGAAGACCCGAAGGCTGACATTCATGTAAAAACAATGAACATCGCACTCGGACACAGGGAAGTGCAGGTAACCTTCGGTAATAAGCACTTTATCCTTGATATTCCATTCCCGGACATTGCCTCCTACGAAAATTGTATGAACGCCGTCAGCATATTGTTATTAAAACAATATTCCCCCAACGTGATCATCTCACGAGTACAACAGCTTTCCGCCATCGCCATGCGTATGGAAATCAAGGACGGCATCAATAACTGTACACTCGTGAACGATTACTATAATTCGGACCCGTCCTCTTTTCAACTGGCGTTGAACATTCTAGCAACGCAGGATGCCTCGAAAGAACGGGTTGTTATCCTCTCCGATTTCATGGACACGGGAAAATCCGGTGATGACTTATACCCTTCTATTGCCGAGACTCTCCGCCAAGCAAATATATCCCTGTTTATCGGAATCGGCAAACACTTGAGTGAACATCGTCATGATTTTGCCGCTAATTCCCGATTCTATGAAGACACGGAGCATTTTCTCCGTCAGGAAGAACGGGATAATTTCAATAACCAAATCATCCTGATCAAAGGCGCCCGGGCGTTTCAACTTGAATACATCGCCGGATTCCTGCAAAAACAATCACATAGCACCATATTGGAAGTTGACTTGGATGCCATGGTTCATAACCTGAATCATTTCCGGTCATTGACTGATGCACACATTGCCGTCATGGTCAAAGCCTTCTCGTACGGTAGCGGCTCCCGGGAAATAGCCTCGTTACTACAATACCACCGGGTAGATTACCTCATGGTCGCTTTTGCCGACGAGGGGATTGAACTGCGGGCCGCGGGAATTACCATCCCGATTGCAGTCATGAATCCCGAACGGGAAGCTTTTGACAACATGATCATGTTTAACTTGGAACCGGAAATTTACGCGTTGGACATTCTAGAAGATTTCAACCAAGCACTAAATAAACACGGGATCAAACGTTTTCCCGTACACATCAAGCTGAATACCGGCATGAATCGTTCCGGTTTCGACGAACAGGATATTCCGCAATTGTTGGAATTTTTCGAAGCCGAACGTTCCGTGTATATTCGTTCCATATTTTCTCACCTCGCAGGAAGTGACGAAGCCAAACATGATGATTTCACACTGAAACAAATCCACTTGTTTGAACGCATGACCGAATGCATCCAATCCCGATTCAATTATAAAATTTGGCGACATATCTTAAACTCTGCCGGAATTGAACGGTTCCCTCAATACCATTTCGACCTGGTTCGTCTCGGTATCGGATTACACGGGATCAGTGCTACAAACGCCCAACTTCAAGCCGTAAGCAGTTTTAAAACCTATATTTCCTCTATACGCAATGTACCCGAAGGTCAGTCCATCGGATACGGACGTAAAAGCTACACGACACGCCCTTCCCGGATTGCCGTGATCCCCGTGGGATACGCAGACGGACTAAACCGTCACCTAAGCAACCGGGTCGGCAATGTATTTGTCAAAGGTAAACGAGTTCCGATTATAGGTAACATCTGCATGGATACCTGCATGATTGACATCACAGATACCGATGCAACCACCGGGGATGAGGTTGAGATTTTCGGGAAACATATTCCGGTCACCGAACTGGCAGAACAACTAGGAACCATCCCTTACGAAATCCTCACGGGTATCTCTTTCCGCGTGAAACGGGTATATTATAAAGAGTAAAATTTGATAAAAAACACAAGGCAATTAAAAGAGGCTATCTCAAAGTGAGACTGCCTCTTTTCACTGTGTATAATTTACGAGAAGCTATTTACTCTTCATAACGATCCCCCAATAAATCTATCAACACCAAATCCAATTCCGATCCTCTCACCCCGTGATCTATTATACGTCCTTCTTTATCCAAAATTAAACAGAAAGGAACTCCTTGAATCTTGTATTTATTGATTACCTCACCTTTCCAACCCTTCAGATCACATAATTGGATCCATTTCATATTTTCCTCTTTCAAAGCTTTTTTCCAATCGCTTTCTTTATCATCAATAGAAACGCTAATCATATTAAAAGCATTCTCACCCTTTCCGTAAGCCTCATACACGTGACGCAAATGAGGAATCTCACCCCGGCAGGGACCGCACCAAGAAGCCCAAAACTCTACCATATTATATTGCCCCGGTTTCACGTAATCAGCTAAATGTACGGTCTTTCCCTCCTCGTTAACCACTTCTATATCCTTGAATTTTTCCCCTATCGCTACCGGATAAGACTCTTCCATACTCTTTTGCAATCCCTTGTAAGCCGGAGCGTTATGCAAAGACGGATCAATTGCTTGTAAAAGTTTATCCATTTCCGCTTTCGACAATTTAGAAGAATACATCATATTCTGAGCTATATCAATAGACACCGGAGAGGTCGGGTTTCCCGTTATAAAATCCCACTGAATTTTTTTCATCTCTTTTTGAGCCTCCTGCATCTCCCGGGCCAAAGCAAGCCCTTCACGGGTATTAAATACCCCGTCAAGTGCAGGAATATGATAAACTTTCAAATATTCATTCCAAGCCTCACTACTTCTGTTACTATAAGGTCTGATTTTCTCTTTATATTTCAAATACAAATCATGCACGGGAGAACCAGTGATCAAAACTTCCCCTTTTACCTCTTTCCGATGGAAACTCATCCGAGAAGCTAAAGAATCGATAGAAGGCGTCTCGTAGCGTATATCCGTGTTATCCACGAAAATATCCGAACCACGCATATCTTTCTCGTATTCCATATTCTTATCCGGTGATAAATCCACCCACAGTTGGTAACGCACGGGTACATCTACTTTTCCCGTCAACACAAATTTTCCCCCTTTCACCACTCCGGAATCCACGGGTGTATTCCAATTATACAAATACACTTTCATCCCATCGGGAGTACCGGGAACAGACCCGGTGATTTTATAACCGGGTTCTCGCTGACAGGCCACTAAAACTCCTAAAAAAATAGCTCCATACAATAAATTTCTCATACCTTCTAATATTTTTTAATTTTCACCTACAAACGTTTCATTTATTCCACGGTGACATTTGTCCAGAACTTACAAAACTCTTCCAAGTCTACTTTCAAGTACTTTTTGTAAAATTCCAACGTCAACTCATACTTTTTCTTTACCAACGGATAAGTATCTAAAACTTCCTGCCGCTCCGACAAAGGATGACAGGCAATCCATGTCGCATAAGTGGCCAAATCCTCCTGTTGATACATCTCTGTTGTAGCCATCATAAAAGGATAAGGATGAATAAATCCTTTCTTCATCAGATAATCCATGTCAACTTCTCCTGTCTCCCAATCCATTACCGCCATCATCGCATCAAATTGCTCCGATTCCGGAAGCTCTCCCAAATACATTCCCTTCGAAACCTGGGAAAATTCGGTAGGAACAGGAACATCCAACACGAAATAAGGAGTAGTCCGGGTACTGAAAAAACTCAAACAGATACTATACTTCCACACATCTGGCTGAGGTCCGATCATATCATCCATTTCTCCCCAATACACGATACCTTGTTGGGCTTCCATTGTGCAAGCAATGGAATAAACCTCCGGAATCCAGAAACCATAATAATTCAACAATTCATCATTCCACAAATTCGCCTTCACCAGCACTTGACGTTTAATCACGGAAGTTTTAACCGTTTCGACCGGCAACGCCCCGTAAAACGAACGCAATAACCTCAAAAAGACTTCAGAAGTAGCCTCATCCGCCGCTTCCAACGGAAATATACTTTCCGGAAGATACCAAAAACCGTTGACTTGAGTCTCTCCCAAATTCGTTCGCAACGCCTCATCCCCGCTCAATGTATAATAAACATGATGGTCATATTTCTGGTACAACTCATAACAAATCTTTTGAGCCTCCGAAGGTCCGTCTGCAATAGCCGGAATCGGACCATTATACTCGTATTCGGGAGACAAACTATCCTCGCTACATGCTGTCCCGGCTGCGAGCAAGCCAAATAATACCAATATTCTATATATCGTTTTCATATCCATTTCATTTTATCTGGGGTTAGCACCAATTTCAGGATTCACATTCAACTCCTTTTGAGGTATTTGCAACACGTACCGGGGATCATCCTTTTGTAAGGTCGCACTACCGTTCAAACCGCTATGCACGATAGAAGGTCGTGTCGTGCGTCGTAAATCAAACCACCGATGTTCCTCGAAACAAAATTCCCGTCTTCTCTCATTCCAAATGGTCTCCAACAATGATTGCGGGGTAAAATCCTCTGCATGTAAACGTCCGTAGGTCTCAAAATCCTCTGCCCTAAATTTTACCTCACGTAGCGTGTTCAAATATCCCACGGCAGCACTTAAACCGTCGGGCTTATGGGCATACGCTTCCGCCAAGATCAAATACATCTCTTCAGTTCGGATCACCCGAGAATAACCGTAATCGGAAGTGATCTGAGGAACAAAATTGAGATAAGTTTCTGCATAATACCTATTTTTCATGTAACGAACCCGCCCTTTGGAATTTCGTCTCATAAAATAATATTTTCGGACATCCCCTTTTTCATACGTGTTATACAAAGTTTCACTCGGATAAAAAACAGATTGTGCGGTATTTCCCCCGAATATCATATATAACTCATTGATACCATTGACAAACAAAACATTCGAATTTTTCTCACTCAGATAACCAATACCGGGAATCGTTTCTTCATTCCATTCCGTTATGGGGGCTTCTGTATATATTACCGAATTTTCACCTGCCGCACGCAGATCAAACAAGGCTGAATTACTTTCAATCACCTCTTTAGCCTGTTCTATCGCCAAATCCCATTCTTGCATATACAAATACACCCGAGCTAATAATGCTTTAGCTGCAAGAGCAGAAAAACGTGTTTTTCCCGTTTCCATCAAATTCTCTTCCAATAAAGGAATCGCATTTTTCAAATCATCCACGATCTGCCCGTAGACTTTTTCCAAAGAAACCCGCCGATACGCCTTGTCGTCAGCCGTGGTTTCCAAATTAACCGGAATACCCGGAGTCGTGGCACAAGTAGCCGGATCATAAGGAGCCGCATACATATTCACCAAATAGAAATAACGGAAAGCCCTCAAAGCATAAGCCTCCCCCTTGATATGCTTACGTGTTCTTTCAACCTCTGTCATATCCAATACCGCCCCGACAGCCTCATCAATATTATCAATAACAACATTTGTGTTATAAGCACTATTATAAAATTTTGCAAAAACTTCATCCCCATTCGGCATGGTCGTTTCGATACTATTATCCCACAAATGAGCCCCAAGATAAGTATCTGCAGAATTAGCAAAATTAGGTCTCCGATCTGCCACGATATAGTCCATATCATCCGTTAAAACATCTATATAAGGCAGTACAGCTTGAGTTAAATAAGCGTTATTCAACAACTGGTCGTAATCATCTGTTGTCGATAATTTTTGCTTGTTCTGAGGTATCTCTTCCAAATAACCGTTACAGGCCCCCAACACGGCACACATACACACGAACAAGAATTTATATAAATATCTCTTTTCCATAGTTCTTCATTTAAAAATTGATATTCAATCCCAAGGTAAAAGTTCTAGCCAACGGCAATGAACCATAAGAAGTTGTCGTATAATTAATCGTCTCAGGATCATATCCTTTCAAACGCTTATCTGCAAGCACGAACAAATTTTGCGCCTGAAACTTCAAGGAAACATTCCCCAGTTTACGTCCCCCAACAATCACGTTATCAACCCAACGTCCCGGTAGTTGGTATTCCACCATCAAGTTCCGGAATCGGAGATAATCGCCGGGTACAACAGTTTCATCGGATGAATTATACCAATCCGTGGCATAAAAATTACCATCGGCAGTTGCAATATAGCCATCCCCGGAAGACAAGGCGGGTATGGTCTTCCCCGTGTTATCCTTTCCCGGCCGCCAACGATCTTTTATACTGCTGTTGGCATTCGCATCATCAGCAGGTGCCGTGACATAAGCCCGTGCAGGCAAACGCACCACATTTTTCAAACCAAAAGCAAATAACATGGATAAGGATACATTTTTATAGGCTATCCTCGTATTTAATCCCCCGGACAAAATAGGATCCCTAGTACCTTCATATTTCAAATTGGCAATATCATAGGGAAAATTCACTATTTCTTCGCTAGAAACCCCAAGCACCTTTCCATCTTTATCATAAAACATGGGCATCCCGATATCATCCAACCCGGCAAATCGATAAGAAAACATCCCGTTTACCGGTTTCCCCTCGTACACTTCTCCCGGCGTGTAAACACTTTGCACCAAATATTTTGTTTGAGCCGTACTGTTGGCTTTTGTCACCTTGTTTTTGACATATCCCATATTAAAAGCTGTCGTCCAACGCCAATCCTTATTCTTAATTATTGTCCCGCTCAAAGAAATGTCAAGCCCCTGGTTACTTACATCCGCATAGTTCACGTATTTCCCGGAAAAACCGGATACAGAAGATACACCTTTGTAAGCGATCAAGTCCTTACTCTTATCCAGATAATAATCCACATCCAATGACAGACGATTGTCAAACAACCCGACTTCCAATCCCACGTTAAATGAAGCCGTTGTTTCCCACTTTAAATCAGGATTGGGAGCTTGTTGTATTTCCATTTCAAACAAACCGGTTACCGCATTGGGTGGTAATGCCGCCGCAATGATCGAAGGACTGCTATCCTCCACGATATTTCCCCGCAACCCATAAGAGGCCCGAAGTGCCAAGTTGTCGATCATTTCATTGTCGGACAGGAAGGATTCATTACTTATAATCCACCGTCCGGAAACAGACCACAAAGGCAAGTAACGATATTTAGGATTCGAACCGAAAAGATTCGAACCGTCAAAACGAATATTCGCATTCAGCACGTAACGGTTGTCATACATGGCAGAAACCACCCCGTAATAAGAAATATTGGAACGATCAACTAGACTACGGGTTGTCTTGTTACGCTTCAAATGACCTGTTGATTCCCCTAATGCCGGTTCATAAAACGTGTTTCCGCGATCATGAAAATACCCGTAAACATTCGATGTTAACCCTTTATAATTCGTATTTCTAAACTCTTGTCCTAATAAAACATCAATAGACAAATTCTCCACCAAACTACCTTTATAGGTTAATCCGTTACGAATCAATGACGAACGCTGTTCATAAGTTGTTTCATTATACACTCCCCCGTAAGGTAGCGGAGATTTTTTCATATCATCTTCCGATCCTTCTCCATACTCGTACCCTCTAATATCTGCAACATAAGCACTTTGTTCCGTGGCATAATCCCGTGCAGTCGAATGAGAAGAGGCGTAACTGAATAACCCCTCGTATTTCAACCCTTTATACAGATTCACCGTAAGATTGACAATTCCCTTCATATCGGTTTGCGTACTCTCATTACTGGTATTCGCTAATTCATTCAATATATTAAATTTATGTGCACGTCCGGTTACTGTTCCCATGTAATAATATAGCTCCCCGTTATCTTCACGCAAAGGAATAGCCCTAGAAACACGAACCGCATAATTGAACAAATCAATCGAAGAATGGTACATCTCCCGATCACGACGATCCACTTGAACAATGGCACCCATATTTACCCCTTGAAATAACTGCGTGTTGACTTTTACCATTCCCCCGTAATTCTTATACTCACTTGCTTTATCAACCCCCTCTTCCCCGTTATAATTCAAAGAAATATAATAATTGGTTTTCTCCGTTCCCCCGGAAACACTCAAATTGTGGGTCTGCGTGTACGCATTCCGAAACAAAATCTTAAACCAATCGGTATTTAACCCTTCCAACTTATTGGCCATCGTATTCAATTGCTCTTTTGTAATTTGCCCGAGGGCATAGCTATTCAGTAACCCCTCTATACCCGGGCCACCATTCGCATAAGTACTGCTCCAAATAGATAAACCGTCTTCATAATTCTCCCATGCCAAAGCAACACGCTCTTTTGAATTTAATAAATCAAAATTATCGTAAAAAGGACGAATACTCACGGTCGACGTGTGTTGATACGAAATATTAAAGCTATTGGCCTTTCCTTTCTTCGTGGTTACAACAATAACACCGTTAGCGGCACGGGTTCCGTAAATGGCTGTTGCAGATGCATCTTTCAACACCGTAATACTTTCAATATCATTAGGATTAATTCCTCCAATCACGGAATTAAACATATTCATCACGTCCGGACTATTCAAATCGGCAGCCGTAACCGGCACGGAATTCTCTAAGATAACCCCATCCAGAACCCACAATGGATCGGCATTCCCGGAAATTGTTGCAGTACCCCGAATACGAATTTTCGGTGCCGCCCCCGGAGAGGCTGAAGTATTCACCACAGAAAGCCCCGGAACAACCCCTTGCAACATCTGTTCGATACTGGATGCTCCTATCGTTTGCAATTCACTGGTTTTTACCGTCACGACAGAACTTGTCAGGTTTCTCTTTTCGATCTGTTGATACCCTGTCACAACAATCTCCTCTATGTTTTCAGAATCTTCTTCCATCACGACCGTCAACGGTTTCTGTCCCTTTTTAAACACAAGCTCCTGCGTTTTCATCCCCACGAAAGAAAAATGCAAAGCCACACTCTCCTGTTCGGGAACTTTCAAAAGGAATTCCCCTTTCGCATCCGTGGCCGTTCCCAAAGTGGTTCCACCGACAAGTACCGTCACTCCCGGTAAAGGTTCTCCATTTTTATCTTTCACCACACCCCGGATTTCCATCTCTTTCTCTGCTTGCCGTACCGTTTTTTCTCCTTCAAACCGCACCATGATAATATCATCCCGGAACGTATAGGTAAAACCTGTTCCCTCGAAAATCCGGTCCAAAACAGATTTCACAGTTTCATCCGTTGCTTTTACCGTCAATTTATCCAAACGATTCGCCTGCTCGCTACTAAAAATAAAATGTAATTTGGTCTGACGCTGAATCTCACTAAATAATGTCTTGATCGACACATCCCGCAAATCCAGATTAACTTTTTCCTGCTGGGCAAAACTATTTGCCGAAAGGGAAAATGTGAAA from Butyricimonas virosa encodes the following:
- the cls gene encoding cardiolipin synthase, producing the protein MNWTSIAINIGIVLYILTILAIIYTIILENRNPVRTLAWILVLVLVPGIGLFFYIYFGMNYRKIKMFSMKGLGDFKWLQYMSEDQKQRIKKAELLKKEDMEAVKPLMTLLLNNSKALLSRNNTIEILNNGEATFGSIFKAIAKAKKYIHLEYYIIDKGELGEKLKELLITKAKEGVEVRVIYDDVGSWKLPKRYIKEMKAAGIQIFPFLPVRFPLFTNKVNYRNHRKIVVVDGDTGFIGGLNFADRYLHGLPGIGIWRDTHLKVKGEAVTSLQVVFLFDWYFVRQELLLNKTEYLPNKKVDGNVVVQTVASGPDSDWTSIQQAYFTLINMAKKYVFISTPYFMPGETTINSLKTAAMSGVDVRIMIPYKSDSLLTHWCTRSYVEELLEAGVRVFQYRKGFNHSKVIVMDGLVSSVGTANMDIRSFEQNFEVNLIIYDRNVSRQLGSDFLDDLKGSSEISIHRWKFRPKRDKIRESLARLFAPLL
- a CDS encoding bifunctional UDP-N-acetylmuramoyl-tripeptide:D-alanyl-D-alanine ligase/alanine racemase; amino-acid sequence: MNEIAEIINGTLHSGIPVEIMEYSIDSRSVVTPEHTLFFALTGNNHNGHDYIRTLYSDGMRAFVISEFREEFNQLTGANFIVVENVLTALQQLAAHHRQHTQAEVIGITGSNGKTVVKEWLYQLLVNDHAVYRSPRSYNSQVGVPLSLLGIDPKTEIAIIEAGISLKGEMQHLQQMIQPTIGIFTHLGDAHGENFASKEEKLAEKAQLFTSCQWVIGQTGEALEYIKTRVPSTTSFLLWGEDPKADIHVKTMNIALGHREVQVTFGNKHFILDIPFPDIASYENCMNAVSILLLKQYSPNVIISRVQQLSAIAMRMEIKDGINNCTLVNDYYNSDPSSFQLALNILATQDASKERVVILSDFMDTGKSGDDLYPSIAETLRQANISLFIGIGKHLSEHRHDFAANSRFYEDTEHFLRQEERDNFNNQIILIKGARAFQLEYIAGFLQKQSHSTILEVDLDAMVHNLNHFRSLTDAHIAVMVKAFSYGSGSREIASLLQYHRVDYLMVAFADEGIELRAAGITIPIAVMNPEREAFDNMIMFNLEPEIYALDILEDFNQALNKHGIKRFPVHIKLNTGMNRSGFDEQDIPQLLEFFEAERSVYIRSIFSHLAGSDEAKHDDFTLKQIHLFERMTECIQSRFNYKIWRHILNSAGIERFPQYHFDLVRLGIGLHGISATNAQLQAVSSFKTYISSIRNVPEGQSIGYGRKSYTTRPSRIAVIPVGYADGLNRHLSNRVGNVFVKGKRVPIIGNICMDTCMIDITDTDATTGDEVEIFGKHIPVTELAEQLGTIPYEILTGISFRVKRVYYKE
- a CDS encoding TlpA disulfide reductase family protein, coding for MRNLLYGAIFLGVLVACQREPGYKITGSVPGTPDGMKVYLYNWNTPVDSGVVKGGKFVLTGKVDVPVRYQLWVDLSPDKNMEYEKDMRGSDIFVDNTDIRYETPSIDSLASRMSFHRKEVKGEVLITGSPVHDLYLKYKEKIRPYSNRSSEAWNEYLKVYHIPALDGVFNTREGLALAREMQEAQKEMKKIQWDFITGNPTSPVSIDIAQNMMYSSKLSKAEMDKLLQAIDPSLHNAPAYKGLQKSMEESYPVAIGEKFKDIEVVNEEGKTVHLADYVKPGQYNMVEFWASWCGPCRGEIPHLRHVYEAYGKGENAFNMISVSIDDKESDWKKALKEENMKWIQLCDLKGWKGEVINKYKIQGVPFCLILDKEGRIIDHGVRGSELDLVLIDLLGDRYEE
- a CDS encoding RagB/SusD family nutrient uptake outer membrane protein, encoding MEKRYLYKFLFVCMCAVLGACNGYLEEIPQNKQKLSTTDDYDQLLNNAYLTQAVLPYIDVLTDDMDYIVADRRPNFANSADTYLGAHLWDNSIETTMPNGDEVFAKFYNSAYNTNVVIDNIDEAVGAVLDMTEVERTRKHIKGEAYALRAFRYFYLVNMYAAPYDPATCATTPGIPVNLETTADDKAYRRVSLEKVYGQIVDDLKNAIPLLEENLMETGKTRFSALAAKALLARVYLYMQEWDLAIEQAKEVIESNSALFDLRAAGENSVIYTEAPITEWNEETIPGIGYLSEKNSNVLFVNGINELYMIFGGNTAQSVFYPSETLYNTYEKGDVRKYYFMRRNSKGRVRYMKNRYYAETYLNFVPQITSDYGYSRVIRTEEMYLILAEAYAHKPDGLSAAVGYLNTLREVKFRAEDFETYGRLHAEDFTPQSLLETIWNERRREFCFEEHRWFDLRRTTRPSIVHSGLNGSATLQKDDPRYVLQIPQKELNVNPEIGANPR
- a CDS encoding SusC/RagA family TonB-linked outer membrane protein, whose protein sequence is MKLFIFLMCCFTFSLSANSFAQQEKVNLDLRDVSIKTLFSEIQRQTKLHFIFSSEQANRLDKLTVKATDETVKSVLDRIFEGTGFTYTFRDDIIMVRFEGEKTVRQAEKEMEIRGVVKDKNGEPLPGVTVLVGGTTLGTATDAKGEFLLKVPEQESVALHFSFVGMKTQELVFKKGQKPLTVVMEEDSENIEEIVVTGYQQIEKRNLTSSVVTVKTSELQTIGASSIEQMLQGVVPGLSVVNTSASPGAAPKIRIRGTATISGNADPLWVLDGVILENSVPVTAADLNSPDVMNMFNSVIGGINPNDIESITVLKDASATAIYGTRAANGVIVVTTKKGKANSFNISYQHTSTVSIRPFYDNFDLLNSKERVALAWENYEDGLSIWSSTYANGGPGIEGLLNSYALGQITKEQLNTMANKLEGLNTDWFKILFRNAYTQTHNLSVSGGTEKTNYYISLNYNGEEGVDKASEYKNYGGMVKVNTQLFQGVNMGAIVQVDRRDREMYHSSIDLFNYAVRVSRAIPLREDNGELYYYMGTVTGRAHKFNILNELANTSNESTQTDMKGIVNLTVNLYKGLKYEGLFSYASSHSTARDYATEQSAYVADIRGYEYGEGSEDDMKKSPLPYGGVYNETTYEQRSSLIRNGLTYKGSLVENLSIDVLLGQEFRNTNYKGLTSNVYGYFHDRGNTFYEPALGESTGHLKRNKTTRSLVDRSNISYYGVVSAMYDNRYVLNANIRFDGSNLFGSNPKYRYLPLWSVSGRWIISNESFLSDNEMIDNLALRASYGLRGNIVEDSSPSIIAAALPPNAVTGLFEMEIQQAPNPDLKWETTASFNVGLEVGLFDNRLSLDVDYYLDKSKDLIAYKGVSSVSGFSGKYVNYADVSNQGLDISLSGTIIKNKDWRWTTAFNMGYVKNKVTKANSTAQTKYLVQSVYTPGEVYEGKPVNGMFSYRFAGLDDIGMPMFYDKDGKVLGVSSEEIVNFPYDIANLKYEGTRDPILSGGLNTRIAYKNVSLSMLFAFGLKNVVRLPARAYVTAPADDANANSSIKDRWRPGKDNTGKTIPALSSGDGYIATADGNFYATDWYNSSDETVVPGDYLRFRNLMVEYQLPGRWVDNVIVGGRKLGNVSLKFQAQNLFVLADKRLKGYDPETINYTTTSYGSLPLARTFTLGLNINF